The sequence below is a genomic window from Lepus europaeus isolate LE1 chromosome 20, mLepTim1.pri, whole genome shotgun sequence.
ccacccctttttaagatttattacttatttgaaagtcagagttacagagagagagagagggaggtcttccacctgatggttcactccccaattggctgcaatggccggagctgtgccaatccgaagccaggagccgggagcttcttccggtctcccacatgggtgcaggggcccaaggacttgggccatcttctgcttttcccaggccatagcagaaagtccagctcccttctaatgcacctgggaaagcagcaaagatggcccaagtgtttgggctcctgccacccatgtagaagacctggaagctcctgtgttcgatcggcccagctccggtcgttgcagacatttggggagtgagccagtggatggaagatctctctctccctgtctgtaactctgcctcttaaataaatctttaaaaagaaaaaaaaaaaaaaaaaaaaaaaaaaacaaccatccAGGACAGCCACGTCCCGGAGACCCCACGTGGGCCTGCAACCCGGGAGCACTGCTGTGTCCACTTCAGGTGGCCGtctccctgcctggcccccacCTCTGCAGCCAGCAGCTCAGCCTCCCCAGGCTGGGGCACGGAGACCCATTTCTCCAGGGTCAGCAGCCCCTGCAGCTCCTCTAACATgttgggccacacccaggagcacgGGTGTCTGAGAGAGGCGGGCACAGGAGCCTCGGGAGCCCCTGCAGACACAACCCCAGAGAGCGCGCGGCAGCCGGAGCTCCACTGAGACACCTTTATTGCTAGAATCGGGTCTGAAGCTCTAAGGTGACTCCCAGACAGCCCATGGGGAGGAGACGGAAGGATCAGGCCCACTACGGTCAGGGCCACAGCTGACGGGGATATGCACACTGGCTCGGCTGTTGATGTTACCGACATGGGGCACCCCCAGATTGACTGAGGGGTGCTGGCGACAGAAGAGGGGTGCGCGGTGCTGCTGGACCACGCATGGCGGAGccgagcctgggggagggggtgggaactCCTAAGTCAGCTTTTCTAAAGTGCTCCAATACTTCTCAgtacaaaaatacaaaacactgATTACAAACATGGCACGGACAGGGTCTGCGGGCCGGTGGGGATGCCCAGGGCACCGGATGGAGCGTGCTGGCAATGGGAAAGGACCCGGGATGGGGACGCCACTTGCTGGCCTCAGGACATTGAGAACTGCTGCGTTCAGCACCTGTCACTAACCGTGCTGCCACCAAGGCCAGCACCCGCACCTGGCCATCCGTCCTAGGCCTGCAGCACCCATCAGGTGTCATGGCTACTGGGTCAGATGCTCAGGTGAGCACTTTGCCCCTGTGCTCGCCTGGCCCCAGCTGGCGGGAACATCCCTGTAGGGCAACACAGGAGGCAGGGGATGCTGGGAGAAGGCCTGAGGTCCCCAGCTGCTGGGTtcagcagcctggccctgccagggGCCATGAGTATGGCCAGTCCAGGACCCTCTTGCCAATGCCTGTTgccccctgctctgccctggaTCCGACCAGTCTGGGACCACTACCCAGCTCCTTCAGGGGAGTCAGGCCATCGTCTCAAGGTGCTTCCTCCCCACACCCTGGCACTAGGGGCTTTCTCCCAGCAGCCCCGGGAAGACCTGCTCagtccatgggggtgcaggacgCTCTTCCCCAGGGTGGTGGCTCTGGGTGAAGCATGAGGTCTGCCCACCACAGCTCCAGATGCGCCCCTGGTTCTTGTCCCCCGGGCAGGTGGTGTCCCATCCGTGCCGAGGTTCTCCGTGAACCTGTGTGGGTGTCTGGCCTAGAAGGGGATTCTCTCCGACCGAGGACAGACACTGCCAATGCCACCAGCCCCATGTGGTGCCCTGGTGATTGGCTCCAGCGGCTCCTGGTGGCCGTGAAGCCATGCTGCGGCCAGCAGCTCTCCAGGCTGAGGTCTGGCCTGCCCTCCGGTGCCTTGTGGAACACGCACTGTCCCTCGCTGCGTGGACACACAGCCTGGGCTCCACCTCTCCCCCACCTGAAGGGGGGTGCTATGGCTGAAAGCAGCTTCTTGGCTTAGCTCAGGTCCAACTTTCGATTAAaaactttcctttttataaaaaaagaaacctaggtGGAGAAAGTTGCCAGGGCATGCGATCGGAGCACCAACAGCCAACTCGGCCAGCTGGTCGTCCAGGGCGAacttgggaggggaggggcagctagGTGGGCAGGCCACCCCTCGGAGGTCCCCCGAGGGCACAGAGgaatggggcagggagaggggcgtACACGTCACGCCACACTCTTCAGAAGAAAATGACGTCTTCCTTGCTGGCTTCCTCCTTGGCGCTGAGTGGCGTGGCCGGCAGTGGCGAGGGGACTGGGAAGGATGGGCCCCCTGCCTTTGGCGAGAAGCCCTCGGGGGTCACGTCGGCCAGGGTCGGGCTCGGGgcctggaagctggagtctggagggGACAGGGGCCAGGAACGTCAGCAGCCactgggtgctgcaggtggccacGCCGGGCCTGGGCGGGGAAGGGGCCGGGCTCACCTGTGGGGGACGCGGAGCCCTGGCTGCCGAGCAGGAGGGGGCTGAGGGAGCGGCGGCTCCGTGCGCTGCTCTCCTCCTTGCCCATGAACTTGCTGAGAAGCAGCTGCTGCTTCAGGTCGAAGGAGGCTGCaaggaggagggtgggtgggCCTTGCTCCAGGGAGCTGGGGCGGAGTGGCTGCCGGCCTTCCCTACCCCACGCTCCCTGCAGGGACCCGGGCCGGTAAGAGCCCCTGGGGTCACTCAACATCTGAGACCTGGGTGTGGCAGCTCAGGATGCATCCCCTCCCCATGACCCTTGTGTCCCCGCAGCCACAGGCACCTCAGGCTGCCACCCAGTACCCCTGCTGGGCATCTGAGCTCGCTCCACAGGGGTCTGAGGGCAGGGGCGGTGGCTGCTCTGGCCTCAGTGTCCCCCTGTGGAATGGGAACACGGGGAGAGTCCCCAGCTGCATGGTCCCAAGTGACCAGGGTGCTCTGAGTTCTGGCTGAGACCCTTCTGGGGCTCcgccggccccccaccccccagccattTGACAAGGGCTGTGGGGCTCTGTATTTCCAGCTTTGCTCCTCAGGCCCCCCCTGCAGCCCTGTCTTCCTGCCATCTCTGGGCACCGCCCACACCAGACCTCCCAGTCCAggggcacctgcagggccagcagcagctgcagggctgggctcaCCTGTGCTCTCCCAGCGCTGGGAGCCCCTGCTCTTGCTCTTGTCCTTGCTGCCCTTGGTGGAGGCGGCCAGCTTGGTGGGGATCTGCTGCTGCACGGCCGTCTGCCTCTGGATCTGGTTGGTGGCGCTGAGCAGCTGGATGGGCACGTCGCTCTTGGCTGGCCGGCTCTCGGCTGGGGCGCTGTCCCTGCGAGCCACCTCAGGCCGCTCCACGTACTCAGGCCCGGCGCCTGGCATCAGCATGCTGACCCGGGGCCCCACGGCTTTGGCCAGGGCCCCAGGCGCCTCCAGCCCTTCCCCGTTGAAGCTGGGAGGCTGGGCCTAAAGAGTGACAGAGCACACGTCCCATAACTGTCATTCCTGCTGGGGGGCCTCCCCGGACGCCTATCCAGGATCACTCTTTGACCAGCACAGGGAGACCTCAGCCTGGTCTGAGACGGCCAGACCTTGTCCACCCACACCCAGCTCCTGGTCCTGCCTGCCAGGCAGACAGTCCCGCACACACACGCGCCCCGTGTGCACAGGTGTGCTCACACAACCTGCTGCTTGAGACAGTCCCCGGCGTTCACTGAGGGCTCTGAGCAATGGCACGCTTTGGCCCAACTATTGGcgccatcactgatgcctcctgggggagggggggcatctgcaggaggctggaatcgggagcagcaGCTGTGACGTGACCCCTGGCACGCAGGCGTGCGATGTGTTCACTGCTAGGCCTTGCGCGTGCGCTCCCGCGCGCACTCCCACTTACCAGTCACAGCACACATGCATTCCCACAGATGCGCGCGTGGCCCTCGGGCGGGCGCGCTCCCGCTCACCTCCACCAGCGCCTCGGGCGGCAGCGCCCCAGGAACCGTGTTCTGCTTCTTGAGTCTGCGCAGCAGCTCCAGGCGCTCCCGCTCGCGCTCCACCGCGCGCTGGGCCTCGCGCAGGCGCTCCAGGTCGTGCTGGTAGGCCTGGCGCTGGCGCTCCAGCTCGGCGCGCTCCTGCTCCAGCCGCTCGCGCAGCTGCCGCGCCTCGTCCTCGCGCTCCTGCAGCCGCGCGCCCGCCCGCTCCAGCTCCTGCCGCTGGCGCTCGCGCTCGCGCTCCCAGCGCTGCTGCTCCTGCCGCAGCTGATTCTGCAGCCTCTCCACGCCCGCCCGCTCCTCCCGCTGCTTCTCGAAGTTGCGCTGCCGCTCCTGCTCCAGCAGCATGTTCCCGCGCGTCGACTGCAGCCGGAACTGCTGCTCGCGCTCCTGGATGGCCGCCCGCTGCATCTCGACGTAGCTGTCTTGCTGCGCGATGACCGCCTGGGGATGAGGGCCGGGACCGGGCCGGTGAGAACCACGCCCACGCCCTGGCCCGGCTGGccggggaaggacaggtgtggcTGGTCCCTCCCGGACGCCCACTGGGTACCTGGAggctgaggagcagctgggacagcgTCTGGACGCGCTGGACaagctgtggggggggggggggcagagatgGATGCTGGGTTCCCTGAAGGCGCATGGGGAGTGCATGCCAGGCCCCGCCCTCTGAGAATGCCAAGCCCCGCCTACCTCTGCCTCCAGGGTGATGGGCAGTCTGGGGCCAGCCTCTGTGCCCGGCGCCTCCACCTGAGAACACGACCGAGTCAGACCCCAAAGTGCGTCAGAGGACCGATCCTGGGAGGCCCCAGGCACTTTCAGCAAGACAGAAGGCACAGGCCCCGCGGCTCATCTGACTTGAGTCCACCAGATGGACACATGGGGTGGCCGGCCAGCGGTCCTGGGCCTGGCTCAGAAGTGAGGCTTGGGTGTCtgcactgggcacaggagccaAGCCCAAGCATCAGAGGCAGCTTctgagatggagggagagggagcagacgTGGGCTTTGGGCACTGGGTGGGAGTCCCCACACGGAGCACAGCATGTGCGGTCCCTGTATGGGGTATACGCCTGCGGGTGACATCACGGCCAGCGCCCCCTCCCTCCTGGGGCTGAGAGGGGGCCAGTGGCCCGCAGATTCATCTGGGAGGGGACACTCTCAGTCACCGTGCAGTGTTCACCAGAGATGGAGAAATGAGGCGGGGCCCTGTCGCTAACAAGTTCCGTGGCTTGGATACCAAAGGGAGCCACCTACCACCTGCGGGGAGTCCTCGGAGCCCCCCAGGGCCTCGCCATCACACAGCTTTGGGTCTGGGATGCTCATGGGGCCTCGCCAGTCTCGTGGCCTGGGGTCATTATCCTTCTTcttaaagctgccatctgagaaGCCCAAGCCAAGGAGTGAGAGCGCTTCAGCTCCCGCGGGGTCTGGAACCCCACCCTCATCCCTcataccctcccccaccccagcaaggaaaaccaggccaggctgctgtctgcagcacagaGACCAGCAGAGGGCGCTGTTACCAGCCCATGACTGACAGCAACAGCAGGGTTCCAGAAGGCTCAGAGAAGCCACACCTCGGAGGACACTCAGAGCTGCCCCTAAGGAACATCCTGGTGGTGGGTGGGGGCGGAGGCACCTACTCTTGCTGGGGCTGCTCGTGCTGTCGTAGCCCCCGAAGGTCTCGGCCCTGCGGGGCGCAGAGCTGCCTCCGTCCTCCGTCTGGCTGATGGCGCCGCCCAGTCGCCCACAGATCAGGCTCTGGATGCCCTCGACTGTGGAAGGAGCCGGGAGAAACGGGTTACCCTGCAGAGGGGCTGCATCTGTTTGGCTCCCTGTCCACAGCACGGACAGAGGCCAGGCTGCCTGCCCCAAGGGCCAACTCAGTGCAGCCAGGGGCTCTGCCTGCAGAGTGCAGGGTAACAACAGCCACCTCCTGGTGGCTGCCTCCTGCGAGTCGCAGGTGCTGGGCCCAGCACCAGCTCACGGGAGCCCTCTCAGCCAGAGCCCTCTGACTGCGTTTTTCTGGGGATGTCACTGGAGACGCCCGTCCCCGAAAGAGGAATCCATCCTGGCCAGTGCAGACCCCTGGCCCGGTGAGGGCATGAGAGGGTGGCTGAGTAGGAGAGAGAGTGCTCTAGGCCTGACCATGTCTGAGgacctcctggctttagcagaCATCCGGGGGTGGGTCAGTCCTGCCCCCATGCCCCCGCCCTCAGACAGACATATGTCCTGGGGGTGACGTCACGGCCACCTGGGCCGTGTGCCCAGCCTGGGGTCCTCTGAGGAGGGGGCACCTACTTACTCTCAGTCATGGCGGACCTCAGGATCTGCTCCCCTTGCAGGGTCTCGGAGGGGTCCCCGCCACGACAGAGGGCCCTGGAGCGGGCAGTGGTGTCTTCCAGGCCGGCCAGCTCGGCCATCTCCAGGTAGATGTGCTGCTTCTCCGCCAGGCTCTGGGAGATTAGCTGGTCCTGCAGGCTCAGGCGCTCTGCAGAGGCACGGTGGGGGACCCCCGCTGAACCCGAGCCTCGGTGAACTCCTGCCTGCATGAGGACCACTGGGGTGCAGCTGAACAGGGGGCTcagggctctgcccctcccccgacAAAGATCACGGCCTCATTCCGCAGCCCTGCCCCGAACCTGCCACAGAGCATCTGGACACAGCTCAGCTGGTGGCCAGCTCCgacaggggcccagggctggctgactCACGAGGGCTCTGTGGGGCTGTGGCCACACAAGGGGCAGGCCTGGGCCCCGGACCCCTCACCTTGGAAGTCCCTGAGTCTCCCAGCGCGGGCCTCCAGCGCCTTCCTGTCCTCCTCAGCCTCACTGAAGGGCCCCTCCTCCTCGTCAGGacagctgtggggacaggggacaggtggTGGCACTGCCTCCCGGGCTGGCCTCTGCacggatgctggttctgcagagccagccacctgagcctgtaaagggtgcgagggtgggagggagagcgcCACGGGGCGTGGCTGCCAGGTGTCAGCACGCAAGCAGAGGGCGGTCTGAAGTGGCTGCAGTGAggacctgccaggtgggggtggcTGCGAGCCACCGGGAGAGGCCAGCGGTGCTGCCCAGTGCTCCGTCAGGCAGAGCACGAGCCATGCAGTTGACAGGGCTGGGGAGAAGGGACACAACCCCACCACCTGCTCCAGCGGGACTGGCCCCCAAATGCAGGCTCCTGCTTGGGTCTCTCTGGCTTCTCACACCCTGGCCAGGGGCATCTGGGCTTTCCAGCACCTTGCAGGTTGTGCAGGTGTCAGAAGGAGCCGGAAGGGGTCTCCTGTCCATTTCAGAGAAGCGGATGGACGGGGCTCCAAGGTGAGATGAGGGAGAGGAGACACAAAGGGGCctccagggggtggggggcctgaAGATCACAGCCAAGGGCAGAACAGTGGGCAGAAGAGGCCCCTGGCCCTCACCTCTCGACGGCCCTGCGGATGTGGGCCATCCAGGCGTTCCTGTCCTCTTTGGAGCCGGTGTAGATCTCATACATCTCAGGCCCTTGCAGGGAGGCGCTGATCAGAAACATGGCTTTCTCCTCATTGGCCACTTCCCTCACGATGAGCTTTTGTAAGGAGATGACCGGGGGCTTTGAGTCCTGGACGGGGACGGTGGGGACAGCGTGAGCCTCAGGTGAGGGCAGCGAGGCTGGGAGCTGTGCGCCCTGTTTCTCTCATTTCTATTTAGTTGTTCATTtgatttgtttgaagggcagagagacagacagagctcccatccatgggtttactcctcaaacacctgcaacaATTAGGGCTGGGTCGAGCCAGCTCCAGGAGCGTGGccctcaatctgagtctcccacatgggtggcagggaccccagtacttgagccctcactgctgcctcccagggcgtgcactaacaggaagctgcactggaagcagagcagctgggacttggagccGATGCTCGGATCTGAGATGCAGCGTCTGAAGCCCTGTGCCAAGCGCCTGCCACCTATTCCCAGAATGTCCCCTCTTGCCAGGCTGGAATCTGGGAGGTTCTGGGGGGCCCAGGAGAATGCGGGGGGTGCCGTTCCAGCCATGCCTGCTGCCCCGTCTTGGCTAACACGGCCCCCGACTGCCCCCTCCCGGCCCCTACCTACCACGGAAGCAAAGACGTATTTCTGATCCTTCTCTTGGAGCAGCAGAAGCACGTCGGTCAGCAGCACAGCGAGCACGTCTGTGGGGACGCACACGAGGGGACGCCTCACAGTCAGTGTGGCCGCCGGCTCCCGCTCCCGCCTGCCCCTGCGCGTCCCCTTCTGACCTCACCCTCACCCGGCCCTCCTGGGTTTGCACATTGAGTGCTGGTGAACGGTGAGCAGCCAGCTGCCCTCCAATGTCCCCAGAGCGCCTGCAGCTCCAGAGCTCTGAGCGGAAGCCCGGGCCTTGGAACTGCTCTCACTGTGATGTCCCCAACATGAACCCTCCCCACCAACGCTCCGTCCTGTCTCCTACTGTGGCCAGGCCGGCCTGGGCTCAGGCCCTTCCCGCAGCTCGCTGCCCTGTCCCCGTGGGAGGCTTTCCCACGCAGGGCCCTCAGGTCGCAGGAAGGGAGCTACCTCTGATGCCAACTGCACCAGATTCCCTTCCTCCAGCTGATCCTCTGCCCCGCAGCCTCCCGCTTCCAGGCTTTTCACTTGTTTCCTGACCCACAGATGAAAGCCCCAGGGGCCCAGGTCTTGCAGGGTCCCCTGTTTCCACCACCCAGTTCAGGGCCTGGCACGCAGAAGGCACTGGATTCCCCCAGGGGGCGCACAAACCCACTCCCATGACAAAGGGACACGTGCTGCCATCCAGCCACCCCAAGTAGCCTCCTGAACACCCTTTAAGATCTGGTgccaagggctgggctgggatgtCTCGGGGGGCTCAGAGGACCCCCTGGGCTAGAGACACTGGCAGTactctgtgtccccagggggGTCCTTCAGCAGGTGGGTCCGTGGGGACTGACCTGTGACCACAGGGGGATCACAGCTGAGTTTGTGTGGAGCCCTGGGTCTCTGTGGGGGGCTCAGGCCCCCTGGGTTGCACCGATTCAGAGGCCAGAGGAAGAGGGCACTGAtgcagctgcctcacttctgctGCACTCCTGGCTGTCCAGACTCATCCCGACGCAGCACACAACCTCCCCCTGACCACAAAggagccaggctgcagggccAGGGTGTCAGCTGGAGCCCCCCACTCCAAGACGGCACTCACCATTCCAACATTGTACCTAACACTCTAAGACGGTGCCACTACTCCAAGATGGTGCCACCACTCCAACATGGCTCCACTACTCCAAGATGGCGCCACCACTCCAACATGGTGCCTGACACTCCAAGATGGCTCCACTACTCCAACATGGTACCCAATACTCCAAGATGGTGCCACCTCTT
It includes:
- the ARHGEF18 gene encoding rho guanine nucleotide exchange factor 18 isoform X2; this encodes MTVAQRGGPQPTPGPAGTGPRVGPGTGEMDEADSAFLKLKQAADDSVSLTSSNAESVFVEDPCTTSLRSEIESDTHEFEAESWSLAVDSAYARKQKREVVKRQDVLYELMQTEAHHVRTLKIMLKVYSRALQEELQFSGKAVSRLFPCADDLLHLHSHFLARLKERRQEALEEGSERNYIIQKIGDLLVQQFSGENGEKMREKYGVFCSGHNEAVSHYKLLLQQNKKFQNLIKKIGNFSIVRRLGVQECILLVTQRITKYPVLVERILQNTEAGTEDHEDLTQALNLIRDIISQVDATVSECEKGQRLREIAGRMDLKSSSKLKNGLAFRKEDMLRRQLQLEGMLCWKTASGRLKDVLAVLLTDVLLLLQEKDQKYVFASVDSKPPVISLQKLIVREVANEEKAMFLISASLQGPEMYEIYTGSKEDRNAWMAHIRRAVESCPDEEEGPFSEAEEDRKALEARAGRLRDFQERLSLQDQLISQSLAEKQHIYLEMAELAGLEDTTARSRALCRGGDPSETLQGEQILRSAMTEIEGIQSLICGRLGGAISQTEDGGSSAPRRAETFGGYDSTSSPSKNGSFKKKDNDPRPRDWRGPMSIPDPKLCDGEALGGSEDSPQVVEAPGTEAGPRLPITLEAELVQRVQTLSQLLLSLQAVIAQQDSYVEMQRAAIQEREQQFRLQSTRGNMLLEQERQRNFEKQREERAGVERLQNQLRQEQQRWERERERQRQELERAGARLQEREDEARQLRERLEQERAELERQRQAYQHDLERLREAQRAVERERERLELLRRLKKQNTVPGALPPEALVEAQPPSFNGEGLEAPGALAKAVGPRVSMLMPGAGPEYVERPEVARRDSAPAESRPAKSDVPIQLLSATNQIQRQTAVQQQIPTKLAASTKGSKDKSKSRGSQRWESTASFDLKQQLLLSKFMGKEESSARSRRSLSPLLLGSQGSASPTDSSFQAPSPTLADVTPEGFSPKAGGPSFPVPSPLPATPLSAKEEASKEDVIFF
- the ARHGEF18 gene encoding rho guanine nucleotide exchange factor 18 isoform X1; this translates as MGNAHSKSSGGDRRRALPGRPELSFYGSFPRKWNENVFLDNELLTSKILSVLRPQAERGFRAGDLRCPAHFLSTNSVFASVAASLKEHPPGNLLSEGRNVGMTVAQRGGPQPTPGPAGTGPRVGPGTGEMDEADSAFLKLKQAADDSVSLTSSNAESVFVEDPCTTSLRSEIESDTHEFEAESWSLAVDSAYARKQKREVVKRQDVLYELMQTEAHHVRTLKIMLKVYSRALQEELQFSGKAVSRLFPCADDLLHLHSHFLARLKERRQEALEEGSERNYIIQKIGDLLVQQFSGENGEKMREKYGVFCSGHNEAVSHYKLLLQQNKKFQNLIKKIGNFSIVRRLGVQECILLVTQRITKYPVLVERILQNTEAGTEDHEDLTQALNLIRDIISQVDATVSECEKGQRLREIAGRMDLKSSSKLKNGLAFRKEDMLRRQLQLEGMLCWKTASGRLKDVLAVLLTDVLLLLQEKDQKYVFASVDSKPPVISLQKLIVREVANEEKAMFLISASLQGPEMYEIYTGSKEDRNAWMAHIRRAVESCPDEEEGPFSEAEEDRKALEARAGRLRDFQERLSLQDQLISQSLAEKQHIYLEMAELAGLEDTTARSRALCRGGDPSETLQGEQILRSAMTEIEGIQSLICGRLGGAISQTEDGGSSAPRRAETFGGYDSTSSPSKNGSFKKKDNDPRPRDWRGPMSIPDPKLCDGEALGGSEDSPQVVEAPGTEAGPRLPITLEAELVQRVQTLSQLLLSLQAVIAQQDSYVEMQRAAIQEREQQFRLQSTRGNMLLEQERQRNFEKQREERAGVERLQNQLRQEQQRWERERERQRQELERAGARLQEREDEARQLRERLEQERAELERQRQAYQHDLERLREAQRAVERERERLELLRRLKKQNTVPGALPPEALVEAQPPSFNGEGLEAPGALAKAVGPRVSMLMPGAGPEYVERPEVARRDSAPAESRPAKSDVPIQLLSATNQIQRQTAVQQQIPTKLAASTKGSKDKSKSRGSQRWESTASFDLKQQLLLSKFMGKEESSARSRRSLSPLLLGSQGSASPTDSSFQAPSPTLADVTPEGFSPKAGGPSFPVPSPLPATPLSAKEEASKEDVIFF